Genomic window (Nitrospirota bacterium):
TATAAAGTCCTCATAGCCGTATCTTCCGGCAACATCCGATATCCTGATATTCGCCCTCAGGATATGCGCGACTTTTTTAAGCGTCTCATCAGCCTTTTCTTTTCCGTGATCTTCAGATATCTTCCTGAGGTTGTCTATATCAATAACCAGAAACCCGACATTGTATTTATTCCTTTGCGCAAGATAGAGCAGCGGTTTGATAACATTAAAGAAGCCCTGCCTGTTGAGAATGCCGGTCAGCCCGTCAACTGAAGGCTGCGAGACAAGCTGGCGGTTTCTCCTCCATAAACGCCTCAGGGTCTTGCCGATAAGTTCAAGTTCAGGAGTGGATCCCTCATACCTGCTGAATATGGTGACAAACTTATCAATGTGAAGCTGATATCTGTCCCCTGCATCCTTTTTGCCGGAGAGCCGGTTCATGAAATAAAAGAGCGACTCAAATGCCGGGTGCAGCATATATGACTCCATCTTTGAAGCCAGGAGAAATGAGGCAGCCGCATTCTGCGAACTGTCATACTGCGTTAACATGCCGTCGACCTTTCCGCTTATCTCATCAAGCTCTATCTTTATCCTTTCCGGATGATCAAAGATCTGCGGCAGCAGGCGGTTTTCCGCGATCGGCAACAGTTTTTCCCAGAACTCCACATGTTCCTTCTCATCTTCCGACATCTCCATCCAGAAGGCCTTAAGCTCCGCAGCTTTTGAGTCTGATGAGAGCCTTGAATATATTCCGGCAGCCCTCTGGTCAATTGACATGCAGAGTTTTATTATATTGATCAATATTTTTTCCATATGCCTGTTTTAATTATTTATCTTTGTTATATAAGATGTTATCTTGTCTTTATTCACCTGCCTTGATTAATTGTAACGCACTATCAGATTTTATTAAAGCCTGTTCCCTTAACGTAACGGATTGAATTGACTTTATATTCATTATTATGTTAAAAAATATACCTACATAAAATCTGGAGAAAAACAATGTACGCGATAATAGAGACAGGCGGCAAGCAGTATAAGGTATCTGAAGGCGATACCATAAAGATCGAAAAGATCGAAAATAAAGACAGCGTCATATTCGAAAATGTCCTGATGCTCTCTGACGGCGAGAATGTCACTTACGGCAAACCACTCATATCGGCGGCAAAAGTAACCGCCAATGTTGTTGGTAGTGCAAAAGACAGGAAGGTCCTTATCTTTAAGCAGAAGACGAGAAAGGATCACAGAAAGCTCAGAGGACACAGGCAGATCTTGACCACTGTTAAGATAACGGGTATTGTTTCAAATTAATAACGGAGAATATAGAAATGGCTCATAAAAAAGGTGTTGGAAGTACAAGGAACGGACGCGAAAGCCACTCAAAACGTTTAGGCGTAAAGAAATACGGCGGTGAGCTGGTCAAGGCAGGCAGCGTCCTTGTAAGGCAGAGAGGCACCAAGATACATCCCGGCTTAAATGTAGGCAAGGGAGGAGACGATACCCTCTTTGCAACGGCTGCCGGATACGTAAAGTTCGAACATAAGGGCAGAGAGAGAAAGCTGGTCAGTATCTATCCTGAAGCACAGGTATAAGAAGTTATTTAACAATTAATATTTCAATCTCAAAGGCGGGTTTCTACCCGCCTTTTTTTATTGCCATCGCGCGGCAATCTTTCTCCTCGAAGGCAAAAACTCCTGAAACCTTTGTGCTTGTATTTTTAAATTCATACCACTATGATATTCATATTCCAGCAAATACGGCTGGCAGCACTAATTGTTACCCAGGAAAAGCAAGAAATGAAAAAACTATTTTTCTGTCTGATCTTAAGCGTTTTGCTTACATCCTCATGTTCCACGCGAGGCCCCTTCAGTGTTGGCAATCCTCATGGCGGTTTTGCAGCATTTGGCGAAAGGCGGCATCCAGGAATTGATTTCCGTATCAGCAGCGGGACTCCACTGATCGCTCCGTCTGATGGAGTGGTTATTTACATCGGAGAGCCCTTTGCTAACGAGCTGTGGGGCGGCGGTTTTTTCGTTGGAATCTCGCACGGCGAACAGTTCTATACACTTTATGGCCATCTAAGCAAAGTTTTTGTTGAGAAAGGCCAGTCACTCAAGAGGGGTGAATTAATCGGCCTGTCGGGTTCATCCAATTTAAGGTATGCTCACCTTCATTTTGGTGTGTGTAAAATTACAGAAGACCTGATGGACTGTCAGAACTATTCAAAAACCTACGATCCGGACGATTTCTGGTTAGAAGGCAAGGCCCGGTGTTTTGATCCGAAAACAGATTATTCGGGATACTCTCAGAAAGATATAACGCTTCCTATTGAATGCGGGGAGACTGCAAAAGAGCTGATGGCCCGGACCAAAAGCAAGGATCAGAACTAAACTTTCATCCCCGCATCCCTTGTAACGCACAACGCCTTTCATGTATTGTTAAAACAATGAAATTCATAGATAGAGCTGAGATACATGTAGTTGCGGGGCACGGCGGAAAGGGATGCGTAAGCTTCCGAAGGGAGAAGTACGTGCCGAACGGCGGGCCGAACGGCGGCGACGGCGGAAGGGGCGGGCATATCATATTTATAGCCTCGACCAGCCACAGCACCCTTCTTGACTTTAAATACAGGCGGCAATATATAGCCCAAAAAGGAGAGAACGGCATGGGA
Coding sequences:
- a CDS encoding diguanylate cyclase → MEKILINIIKLCMSIDQRAAGIYSRLSSDSKAAELKAFWMEMSEDEKEHVEFWEKLLPIAENRLLPQIFDHPERIKIELDEISGKVDGMLTQYDSSQNAAASFLLASKMESYMLHPAFESLFYFMNRLSGKKDAGDRYQLHIDKFVTIFSRYEGSTPELELIGKTLRRLWRRNRQLVSQPSVDGLTGILNRQGFFNVIKPLLYLAQRNKYNVGFLVIDIDNLRKISEDHGKEKADETLKKVAHILRANIRISDVAGRYGYEDFIIFLPDVLRDSIKTVAENLRAITGMETIDNIPVTISIGASCGALGRKSEEDAMMLIKRATACLYTSKQTGKNKVTINSTH
- the rplU gene encoding 50S ribosomal protein L21, whose amino-acid sequence is MYAIIETGGKQYKVSEGDTIKIEKIENKDSVIFENVLMLSDGENVTYGKPLISAAKVTANVVGSAKDRKVLIFKQKTRKDHRKLRGHRQILTTVKITGIVSN
- the rpmA gene encoding 50S ribosomal protein L27 encodes the protein MAHKKGVGSTRNGRESHSKRLGVKKYGGELVKAGSVLVRQRGTKIHPGLNVGKGGDDTLFATAAGYVKFEHKGRERKLVSIYPEAQV
- a CDS encoding M23 family metallopeptidase, which codes for MKKLFFCLILSVLLTSSCSTRGPFSVGNPHGGFAAFGERRHPGIDFRISSGTPLIAPSDGVVIYIGEPFANELWGGGFFVGISHGEQFYTLYGHLSKVFVEKGQSLKRGELIGLSGSSNLRYAHLHFGVCKITEDLMDCQNYSKTYDPDDFWLEGKARCFDPKTDYSGYSQKDITLPIECGETAKELMARTKSKDQN